The Sesamum indicum cultivar Zhongzhi No. 13 linkage group LG2, S_indicum_v1.0, whole genome shotgun sequence genome contains a region encoding:
- the LOC105156092 gene encoding large ribosomal RNA subunit accumulation protein YCED homolog 2, chloroplastic, with amino-acid sequence MGEFGNMINRFTSVQHKLVYLPISLPRASAAAKRNQLPPMAGKKKSKARLITISPSDGRWHGKWNSDYTFSIHELQLHDLPDDVQKDTDVSVALSIQKHAGLGLSVEGKITTCFTRKCCNCCTPYLREINTTFKVWILPSTRQIREYPTHHHHHQQELPDIGADDPSVIYVKPGYEANLDPLIQDNIRLATSVEETCSESCNNSQPKLHHLGARNRASIERRWHKLLELKKTSI; translated from the exons atgggcGAATTTGGAAACATGATCAACAGATTCACATCAGTACAACACAAACTCGTGTACTTGCCAATTTCCCTACCTAGAGCTTCTGCTGCTGCCAAGAGAAATCAACTTCCTCCTATG GCAGGAAAGAAGAAGAGCAAAGCGCGGTTGATCACGATATCCCCATCGGACGGGAGATGGCATGGAAAATGGAACTCCGACTATACATTCTCCATACATGAGCTACAGCTTCATGATCTGCCCGACGATGTTCAAAAGGACACGGATGTTTCCGTTGCCCTTTCTATTCAGAAG CATGCTGGACTTGGGCTGTCAGTGGAAGGAAAAATCACAACATGCTTCACCAGAAAGTGCTGCAATTGCTGCACCCCATACTTAAGAGAG ATCAATACAACATTTAAGGTTTGGATTCTACCATCGACCAGGCAAATCAGAGAGTACCCgactcatcatcatcatcatcaacaagAACTTCCCGACATTGGTGCCGATGATCCTTCC GTAATATATGTGAAGCCTGGATATGAAGCTAATCTTGATCCCCTAATACAGGACAACATTCGGCTGGCCACTTCAGTTGAA GAGACATGCTCAGAATCTTGCAACAACTCTCAACCTAAATTGCATC ATTTGGGTGCAAGGAATAGAGCATCCATAGAGAGAAGGTGGCATAAACTCTTGGAGCTAAAGAAAACCAGCATTTGA
- the LOC105156301 gene encoding nucleolin 2-like, whose translation MGKSTKKSASKVDAAAVVAAPAKPLKKGKREAEDAIEKEVVSAKKQKVEEKKSEVKVEKKAVKKKVETSSDEDTSSESEQELKVKVSAKNGHVDASAPKKKPATAPKNGHVAATKKKDESSDDSDSSSDDESSSDEDVAAAKKTHAAPPKKAPVAAAKKKVESSDDSDSSSEEESSDEEVPEAKKTQAALTKKGPVAPAKKKDESSDDSDSSSEEESSDEEVPAAKKTQAAPTKKGPVAPAKKKDESSDDSDSSSEDESSSDEDVAAAKKTDAAPSKKGPVTPAKKKDESSDDSDSSSEDESSSDEDVGAAKKAPPLLPKKEPVVSTQKKADSSSDESDSEDETSSDEDAAKAKKVPPAAATNKAPVAATQKKKDDSSSDDESSDEDVAANNKPAAIVKKKKEESESDDDAPKAASLKRATAGKNQAKTEASSDDDSSEESDDEEPQTKKIKVPQSATAPKSAGSDESSSDEDEEGSSEEEEEKPSKTPKKNGTDVEMTDVKTGKGNAAKGGSPFEKTPKTPATPKEQTTGSKTLFVGNLSFSVEQADVENFFKSVGEVVDVRFAMDADNQFRGFGHVEFASAEAAEKALRELNGEDLLGRAVRLXXXXXXXXXXXSSGKDTPSFQRGGRTQGQTIFVRGFNKYDGEDQIRSSLEEHFGSCGEIARVSIPTDQDGGVKGMAYIEFKESNAFNQALELNGSEFGDGTLQVDEAKPRGDSAGGGRGGGGRSGGRGGGRDFGGRGGGRRGGGRGGGGRFGGGRGRGTPSRPSMAAAGTGKKTTFDD comes from the exons ATGGGTAAATCTACCAAGAAATCTGCCTCCAAG GTCGATGCGGCTGCTGTTGTTGCCGCTCCGGCTAAACCGTTGAAGAAAG GCAAGAGAGAAGCGGAGGACGCTATTGAGAAGGAAGTAGTAAGTGCTAAGAAGCAGAAGGTGGAGGAAAAGAAGAGTGAGGTTAAGGTTGAGAAGAAGGCAGTTAAAAAGAAGGTCGAGACCTCCTCTGATGAGGATACTTCTTCAGAGTCCGAGCAAGAGCTCAAG GTTAAGGTATCTGCCAAGAATGGGCATGTGGATGCTAGTGCACCCAAGAAGAAACCTGCAACTGCACCAAAGAATGGACATGTAGCTGCTACTAAGAAGAAAGATGAATCAAGTGATGATTCTGACTCTTCATCTGATGATGAATCCAGTTCAGATGAGGATGTTGCTGCAGCTAAGAAAACTCATGCAGCTCCTCCCAAAAAGGCACCTGTAGCTGCAGCCAAGAAGAAAGTTGAATCAAGTGATGATTCTGACTCTTCCTCTGAAGAGGAATCTTCAGATGAGGAAGTTCCTGAGGCTAAGAAAACTCAGGCAGCTCTGACTAAAAAGGGCCCTGTAGCTCCTGCCAAGAAGAAAGATGAATCAAGTGATGATTCTGATTCTTCCTCTGAAGAGGAATCTTCAGATGAGGAAGTTCCTGCGGCTAAGAAAACTCAGGCAGCTCCGACTAAAAAGGGCCCTGTAGCTCCTGCCAAGAAGAAAGATGAATCAAGTGATGATTCTGATTCTTCCTCTGAAGATGAATCCAGTTCGGATGAGGATGTTGCTGCAGCTAAGAAAACTGATGCAGCTCCATCCAAAAAGGGGCCTGTAACTCCAGCCAAGAAGAAAGATGAATCAAGTGATGATTCTGACTCTTCATCTGAAGATGAATCCAGTTCGGACGAGGATGTTGGTGCAGCCAAGAAAGCTCCTCCACTTCTGCCTAAAAAGGAACCAGTAGTTTCTACCCAGAAGAAAGCTGATTCCAGCAGTGATGAATCTGATTCTGAAGATGAGACTAGTTCTGATGAGGATGCTGCCAAAGCAAAAAAAGTTCCTCCAGCAGCTGCCACTAACAAGGCCCCTGTAGCTGCTAcccagaaaaagaaagatgatTCGAGCAGTGATGATGAAAGCTCTGATGAAGATGTTGCAGCTAATAATAAGCCAGCAGCTattgtgaagaaaaaaaaggaggaatCAGAATCAGATGATGAT GCCCCTAAAGCTGCTTCTTTGAAGAGGGCCACTGCTGGCAAGAACCAG GCAAAGACGGAGGCAAGCTCTGATGATGACAGCTCTGAAGAAAGTGATGATGAAGAGCCGCAGACGAAGAAGATCAAAGTTCCA CAGTCTGCTACAGCCCCAAAGAGCGCTGGTTCAGATGAATCTTCTtcagatgaagatgaagaaggcTCTTcagaggaagaggaggaaaagCCTTCTAAAACTCccaagaaaaat GGTACTGATGTAGAAATGACTGATGTCAAAACGGGGAAGGGAAATGCTGCTAAAGGAGGTTCTCCATTTGAAAAGACT CCCAAGACCCCTGCCACTCCCAAAGAGCAGACAACTGGCTCTAAAACTCTGTTTGTTGGGAATCTATCCTTCTCTGTTGAGCAAGCTGATGT TGAGAATTTCTTCAAATCTGTTGGAGAAGTTGTTGATGTTCGCTTTGCCATGGACGCGGATAATCAATTCAGAGGCTTTGGTCATGTTGAGTTTGCTTCTGCAGAAGCAGCAGAGAAG GCCCTCCGTGAATTGAATGGTGAAGATTTGCTGGGTCGTGCTGTGAGACTTGNNNNNNNNNNNNNNNNNNNNNNNNNNNNNN tttctagTGGCAAAGATACACCATCCTTCCAGAGGGGAGGGAGAACTCAGGGGCAAACGATATTTGTTCGTGGATTTAACAAATATGATGGTGAAGACCAG ATTAGAAGTTCTCTGGAAGAACATTTTGGTTCTTGTGGTGAAATTGCAAGAGTTTCCATTCCGACAGATCAAGATGGTGGTGTTAAAGG GATGGCGTATATCGAGTTCAAGGAGAGTAACGCATTTAACCAAGCTTTGGAATTGAATGGATCTGAATTTGGAGATGGTACCTTGCAAGTGGATGAGGCAAAGCCTAGAGGTGATAGTGCTGGTGGTGGCAGAGGTGGTGGTGGCAGGAGTGGGGGAAGAGGTGGTGGCAGGGACTTTGGTGGGAGAGGTGGCGGTCGCCGTGGTGGTGGGCGCGGGGGTGGTGGTCGTTTTGGAGGTGGTAGGGGACGAGGGACTCCCAGCAGACCAAGTATGGCTGCGGCTGGAACTG GAAAGAAGACAACATTCGACGATTAA